In Rathayibacter sp. VKM Ac-2762, one DNA window encodes the following:
- a CDS encoding exopolyphosphatase has protein sequence MSSPTRVAALDCGTNSLRLLIADVEGGRLRDVQRRTELVRLGRGVDRTGRFDPAALERTLAVTREYAAAAQEAGAEHLRFVATSATRDAADREDFLAAVERILGVTPETISGEEEARLSFRGAVSAVDSARPVLVVDLGGGSTELVLGGAEPEQAHSMDVGSVRLTERHRRAAEPTEGERAAMRADVGAALAASSVDLSQARSVVGVAATVLTITAHVLRTTDRAALETSLPLSDVLAACDELAALSPEGTAALPWVRPGREDVLAAGTLVWGEVLRAVHEASPAVDRVHSTAHDILDGIALGLA, from the coding sequence ATGTCCTCCCCCACGCGCGTCGCGGCGCTCGACTGCGGCACCAACTCCCTCCGCCTGCTGATCGCCGACGTGGAGGGCGGCCGCCTCCGGGACGTCCAGCGCCGCACCGAGCTCGTGCGGCTGGGCCGCGGGGTCGACCGCACCGGCCGCTTCGACCCGGCCGCGCTCGAGCGGACCCTCGCCGTCACCCGCGAGTACGCGGCCGCCGCGCAGGAGGCCGGCGCCGAGCACCTCCGCTTCGTCGCCACCTCGGCCACCCGCGACGCGGCCGACCGCGAGGACTTCCTCGCCGCCGTCGAGCGGATCCTCGGCGTCACCCCCGAGACGATCTCCGGCGAGGAGGAGGCGCGGCTCTCCTTCCGCGGCGCGGTCTCGGCCGTCGACTCCGCCCGGCCCGTGCTGGTCGTCGACCTCGGCGGCGGCTCGACCGAGCTCGTGCTCGGCGGAGCGGAGCCGGAGCAGGCGCACTCGATGGACGTCGGCAGCGTCCGCCTGACCGAGCGCCACCGCCGGGCCGCCGAACCGACGGAGGGCGAGCGCGCGGCGATGCGGGCGGACGTGGGCGCCGCGCTGGCCGCCTCCTCCGTCGACCTCTCGCAGGCCCGGAGCGTCGTCGGCGTCGCCGCGACCGTGCTCACGATCACCGCGCACGTCCTCCGCACCACCGACCGCGCCGCGCTCGAGACGTCCCTCCCCCTCTCCGACGTCCTCGCCGCCTGCGACGAGCTCGCCGCGCTGTCTCCGGAGGGGACGGCGGCCCTCCCCTGGGTCCGCCCGGGGCGCGAGGACGTGCTGGCGGCCGGCACGCTGGTCTGGGGCGAGGTCCTCCGCGCGGTCCACGAGGCGTCGCCGGCCGTCGACCGGGTCCACTCGACCGCGCACGACATCCTCGACGGCATCGCGCTCG